The Arachis hypogaea cultivar Tifrunner chromosome 19, arahy.Tifrunner.gnm2.J5K5, whole genome shotgun sequence genome has a window encoding:
- the LOC112779568 gene encoding uncharacterized protein → MGRAPCCEKVGLKKGRWTEEEDELLTKYIQVNGEGSWRSLPKNAGLLRCGKSCRLRWINYLKAGLKRGNISSEEEDLIVKLHTTFGNRWSLIASHLPGRTDNEIKNYWNSHLSRKIYSFRRATSLDTTHIGSTDTPNNVPIYPKPKPGRTSRWAMKKNKTYIHNNKGNNNNNNINNNQNNEKDEIALRQLSPGEKEDDAVPTPPTPSLESEGFCNTVEDLMVLDLDPNNNNNNGVEKEEEEEKEKVQCPTTTYDEKENKDTLLGPYDEQVEDLTNNINSNGGGALSLDDMLDNFMLEEIVCGVHNLNEDIEINNNNNNNNNNNNNNNNNSEEWNNLGLDEYLDWESVMEFMNNNNNNSESSEGCYLEQKENLLTWLWKDDDDDWESECMKLGEKMDSSEKQNDDDVVAWFLS, encoded by the exons ATGGGAAGGGCTCCTTGTTGTGAGAAAGTGGGGTTGAAAAAGGGAAGGTGGACAGAAGAAGAGGATGAACTATTAACAAAGTATATTCAAGTCAACGGTGAAGGTTCATGGAGGTCATTGCCCAAAAATGCAG GATTATTAAGGTGTGGAAAGAGTTGCAGATTAAGATGGATTAATTATTTGAAAGCTGGGCTTAAGAGAGGCAACATTTCTTCTGAAGAGGAAGATCTCATTGTCAAGTTGCATACAACTTTTGGCAACAG gTGGTCATTGATAGCGAGTCATTTGCCGGGAAGAACAGACAATGAAATCAAGAACTATTGGAACTCTCACTTGAGTAGGAAAATCTACAGTTTTCGGAGAGCAACTAGCCTAGACACCACCCACATAGGGTCCACCGATACACCCAACAATGTTCCCATTTATCCAAAGCCTAAACCCGGTAGAACAAGCCGTTGGGccatgaagaagaacaaaacctaCATACACAACAATAAgggtaacaataataataataatattaataacaacCAAAATAATGAAAAAGACGAAATTGCCCTTCGACAACTCAGCCCCggagaaaaagaagatgatgCGGTTCCAACTCCACCAACTCCTTCGCTTGAGAGTGAGGGTTTTTGCAACACTGTTGAGGATCTCATGGTGTTGGATTTGGaccctaacaacaataataataatggggtggaaaaagaagaagaagaagaaaaagaaaaagttcagTGCCCTACTACTACGTATGATGAGAAAGAAAACAAGGACACGTTGTTAGGACCATATGATGAACAAGTTGAAGATCTTACTAATAATATTAATAGTAATGGCGGTGGGGCGTTGAGTCTTGATGACATGTTGGACAATTTCATGTTGGAAGAAATTGTATGTGGGGTTCACAACTTAAATGAAGATATtgaaatcaataataataataataataataataataataataataataataataataatagtgaagAGTGGAATAATTTAGGGTTAGATGAATATTTGGATTGGGAGAGTGTTATGGAGttcatgaataataataataataatagtgagtCATCAGAGGGTTGTTATTTGGAGCAGAAAGAAAATTTGCTGACGTGGCTGtggaaagatgatgatgatgattgggaAAGTGAGTGCATGAAATTGGGGGAGAAGATGGATAGTAGTGAGAAacaaaatgatgatgatgttgttgcTTGGTTTCTCTCTTGA